The genomic region GAGGAGGGCGTGATGCCGGGCATGATGTTGCCGGTGCGCTCGCGGATAAAACCGAACACGTCGAACTCCGGCACCATGCTTTCCATCATCGCGAAAATCGCTTCGTACAACGCCACATCGACAACCTGACCGGTGCCACCGTTGACCTCACGATGACGCAGCGCCATCAGTGCGCCGATCACGCCCCACAACGCGGCAATCGAATCGCCGATGGAGATCCCGGTACGCACCGGTGGCCGGTCCTCGAATCCACTGATGTAGCGCAGACCGCCCATGGACTCGCCGACCGCGCCGAAGCCGGGCTGATCTTTCATCGGCCCGGTCTGACCGAAACCGGACAGGCGCACCATCACCAGTTTTGGATTCAGCGCGTGCAAGGTGTCCCAACTCAGGCCGAGTTTTTCCAGGACGCCGGGACGGAAATTCTCGATGAGGATGTCGGCTTCACTGAGGAGTTTTTTCAGGATCGCCAGACCTTCAGGGTGTTTGAGGTTCAGCGTCAGCGACTTTTTATTGCGCGCCTGAACGAACCACCACAGCGACGTGCCTTCGTACAGTTTTCGCCATTTGCGCAAGGGATCACCGCCGTCTGGCGACTCGATCTTGATCACTTCGGCACCGAACTCGCCGCAAATACGCGAGGCAAACGGCCCGGCAATCAATGTACCCAA from Pseudomonas tensinigenes harbors:
- a CDS encoding CaiB/BaiF CoA transferase family protein; this encodes MPFANKPLSGVKVIELGTLIAGPFASRICGEFGAEVIKIESPDGGDPLRKWRKLYEGTSLWWFVQARNKKSLTLNLKHPEGLAILKKLLSEADILIENFRPGVLEKLGLSWDTLHALNPKLVMVRLSGFGQTGPMKDQPGFGAVGESMGGLRYISGFEDRPPVRTGISIGDSIAALWGVIGALMALRHREVNGGTGQVVDVALYEAIFAMMESMVPEFDVFGFIRERTGNIMPGITPSSIHTSADGKHVQIGANGDAIFKRFMLIIGREDLANDLTLASNDGRDQRRDELYGVIDRWVNSLPLQSVLDLLNQAEVPVSRIFSAEDMFNDPQYLAREMFLHARLPDGKPFKMPGIVPKLSETPGSSEWVGPQLGEHNAQVLHELGYDEKQIARLREDGAI